The DNA segment TACGTTCCTTTTTTTATACAGGCGTTGATTGTACCAATGAAAAGCAACAGGGTTTTTTACTCTGGATGCGTCGCAATGGCTATCGCGTCATTGCTAAAGATTTAGTCCAACTTCCTGATGGTTCTAAAAAAGCAAATTTAGATGTCGAAATTGCTGTTGATATGATGGCTTTAGTGGGGAAATATGATACAGCGATTTTGGTTAGTGGTGATGGTGATTTAGCTTACGCGGTTGATGCAGTTAGCTACCGTGGCGCAAGAGTGGAAGTGGTTAGTTTGCGTTCGATGACCAGTGATAGCTTGATTAATGTGGCAGACCGCTATATTGACTTGGATCAAATTCAAGAAGATATCCAGAAGCCCCCTAAGTCTAATAATCACAACGCTTCTCCGCCTCCCTATCGCCCGTTACCAACCTTAATTTTTGATGAAGACTCGTCCGGATAATTATGTTTTGGCAACCCTGATTATTCTCCGGTTGCTGTTGCGAAAAACAACAGCTTGGCTATTAATTGGGGTGCTTTTTTTGAGTCTCTCAGCTTGTCGGAACAATCAGCAAGACGCTGATCCCGACTCAGAGACAGCCACAGCAGAAGAAACCATAGAAGAACAACTTATTTTAGAAAATGCGACGTTAAATCAAGTTGATTCTGAGG comes from the Cyanobacteria bacterium GSL.Bin1 genome and includes:
- a CDS encoding NYN domain-containing protein; its protein translation is MLENFDHDPVFTPKQILENRGRVAIFIDGSNLFYAALQLGIEIDYTKLLSCLTSGSRLLRSFFYTGVDCTNEKQQGFLLWMRRNGYRVIAKDLVQLPDGSKKANLDVEIAVDMMALVGKYDTAILVSGDGDLAYAVDAVSYRGARVEVVSLRSMTSDSLINVADRYIDLDQIQEDIQKPPKSNNHNASPPPYRPLPTLIFDEDSSG